A stretch of Coccidioides posadasii str. Silveira chromosome 2, complete sequence DNA encodes these proteins:
- the DUS3 gene encoding tRNA-dihydrouridine synthase 3 (BUSCO:125935at4751~EggNog:ENOG410PFC8~COG:J~BUSCO:2102at33183), producing MTQSFPNETTLNDGAKRLENEGSGIFEESPAKRIKLDKPENPILAQPENNGAQRKKGTAPIREEYLVHSGQEPSVKQTSDVRDDDEAEAARHQERADEKGGKQRKKQKGQNTARKFGKSQDEKGLCQSVSHSPELSPRTCQFGDNCRFEHDLRKYLKEYKREDLKTFDGMCPVWDAYGLCFSGWKCRFVGSHMTERELEDGRKELVLVEDEERKNAAMPLVEGGAEGGVFNSISTEQKVDLMKKRRKTPKSDAYTTWLDETSKQLEIHNHGRRFADENNVEANDEAGDEVEDRRAQFKEPPFLPSEKRRLYFGSETPVLAPLTTQGNLPFRRLCVELGAQFTYSEMAMSLPIVQGHKGEWALMKAHQSEVLPPTIKPNQGVVKDYDHSRDLKFGVQISANKPWQALKATEVMTALCPHLRVVDLNCGCPIDLVYRDGAGSALLEHPSKLEKILRGMNAVSNEVPVSAKIRMGTKDNSPTALKLIERLVLGGPEFSEIGQGPAGVAAITLHGRSRQQRYTREADWSYISECAALIKRLNERSDDLTDTIREPDDRLQAPGRRVYFLGNGDCYSHEDYYRAIGESGVDTVMIARGALMKPWIFEEIQAGQYLDKSASERLSIVEKFAKYGLDAWGSDEHGVGTTRRFLLELLSFTHRYIPIGLLEYLPPRIQDRPPAYKGRNELETLLASDNYKDWIKISEMFLGPAHKDFKFEPKHKSNSYEIEG from the exons ATGACACAAAGTTTTCCGAATGAAACCACTCTGAATGATGGTGCAAAACGGCTAGAGAATGAGGGTAGCGGGATTTTCGAAGAGTCGCCCGCAAAGCGCATCAAACTCGATAAGCCCGAAAATCCCATTCTCGCGCAGCCGGAAAATAACGGTGCTCAGCGAAAGAAAGGCACCGCGCCAATAAGAGAAGA GTATCTCGTTCATTCCGGTCAAGAACCTAGCGTAAAACAAACCTCTGATGTGcgcgacgacgacgaagcGGAAGCCGCCCGTCACCAGGAACGCGCAGACGAGAAAGGCGGAAAACAgagaaaaaaacaaaaaggtcAAAACACAGCTCGGAAATTTGGGAAATCACAGGACGAGAAAGGTCTCTGTCAGAGTGTGTCGCACAGCCCAGAACTCTCACCAAGAACATGTCAGTTTGGCGATAATTGTCGATTTGAGCATGACCTGCGCAAATACTTGAAAGAGTACAAGCGTGAGGATTTGAAGACGTTTGATGGCATGTGTCCGGTTTGGGATGCGTATGGTCTTTGCTTTTCCGGGTGGAAATGTCGATTTGTGGGATCCCATATGACAGAGAGGGAGCTGGAGGATGGGCGGAAAGAGCTGGTTTTGGTGGAGGATGAGGAACGAAAGAATGCTGCTATGCCTTTGGTTGAAGGTGGAGCAGAGGGAGGAGTGTTCAATTCTATATCTACGGAGCAAAAGGTGGACCTTATGAAGAAGAGGCGCAAGACTCCCAAATCAGATGCGTATACAACTTGGCTTGATGAGACGTCCAAGCAGTTGGAGATCCACAACCATGGCAGGAGGTTTGCGGATGAAAACAACGTCGAAGCAAATGACGAGGCCGGAGACGAGGTTGAAGATAGGAGAGCGCAGTTCAAGGAGCCCCCATTTCTCCCATCCGAAAAGAGACGACTCTACTTCGGTTCAGAAACGCCGGTTTTGGCGCCGCTTACCACCCAGGGCAATCTCCCCTTCCGAAGGCTATGTGTTGAATTGGGAGCACAATTCACATACTCAGAAATGGCTATGAGCCTTCCGATAGTTCAAGGCCACAAAGGCGAGTGGGCTTTAATGAAGGCACATCAGTCCGAGGTGCTTCCGCCTACGATTAAACCAAATCAAGGCGTGGTCAAAGATTATGATCATTCTCGGGATCTCAAATTCGGTGTTCAAATCTCAGCCAACAAACCATGGCAAGCACTGAAAGCTACGGAGGTCATGACGGCTCTGTGTCCACATCTTCGCGTTGTAGACCTTAACTGTGGTTGTCCAATTGACCTAGTTTACCGAGACGGTGCCGGTTCCGCGCTTCTTGAGCACCCATCAAAACTGGAAAAGATTCTACGAGGGATGAATGCAGTGTCCAATGAGGTCCCTGTGTCCGCAAAAATTCGTATGGGCACGAAGGATAATAGTCCAACTGCATTGAAACTCATTGAGCGACTTGTTCTCGGAGGTCCTGAGTTCAGTGAGATTGGACAAGGCCCGGCCGGTGTTGCTGCGATTACACTCCACGGCCGAAGCCGACAGCAACGATACACACGGGAAGCCGATTGGAGTTACATATCTGAATGTGCGGCGCTCATAAAACGACTCAACGAGCGAAGTGATGACCTAACCGACACCATCCGAGAGCCCGACGACCGGCTACAAGCCCCGGGAAGGAGGGTATATTTCCTCGGAAACGGCGATTGTTACTCCCATGAAGATTATTATCGAGCTATTGGCGAGTCCGGCGTAGATACCGTGATGATCGCTCGTGGTGCGCTTATGAAACCGTGGATTTTCGAGGAAATCCAAGCCGGGCAATATCTCGACAAGTCAGCTTCTGAACGTCTCTCGATCGTTGagaagtttgcaaaataCGGTCTCGATGCATGGGGCTCTGACGAACATGGCGTTGGAACTACCAGAAGATTCCTTTTGGAGCTGCTGAGTTTTACGCATCGGTATATCCCAATCGGTTTGTTGGAGTATCTCCCGCCAAGAATCCAGGATCGACCCCCAGCGTATAAAGGGAGAAATGAACTAGAGACACTTTTGGCTAGCGATAACTATAAGGATTGGATAAAGATCAG TGAGATGTTCCTAGGCCCGGCACATAAAGATTTCAAATTTGAACCGAAACACAAGTCCAACAGCTATGAGATCGAAGGCTAG
- a CDS encoding uncharacterized protein (EggNog:ENOG410PH90~COG:V~TransMembrane:3 (o6-28i49-70o110-128i)~BUSCO:14218at33183), with product MTLYYTLVFLILMVEMAIFMGLIVPLPFTWKRKLFTFISESPVIAKLQYGMKITFIFILILFIDSVNRVYRVQIELSAYSKDAVGAGIRAGALGSERMEVQARKFYSQRNMYLCGFTLFLSLILNRTYTMILEILRLEDRVKQLEGSKKAGGEDSARLAAAGDMGEIGRLKKELAAREKDLEALKKQSEGLSREYADLSDKYAQEHPDNTPKKER from the exons ATGACGCTCTACTACACCCTT GTTTTCCTCATCCTCATGGTGGAGATGGCTATTTTCATGGGCCTTATTGTGCCCCTTCCCTTCACATGGAAGCGAAAGCTGTTTACTTTTATATCTGAAAGCCCTGTCATTGCCAAATTGCAGTATGGAATGAAG ATTACCTTCATtttcatcctcatcctcttTATTGATAGCGTTAACCGTGTGTATCGTGTCCAAATCGAGCTATCCGCGTACTCTAAGGATGCAGTTGGCGCTGG AATTAGAGCTGGTGCTCTGGGCTCCGAACGGATGGAGGTTCAGGCTCGAAAATTCTATTCCCAGCGTAACATGTACCTTTGCGGCTTTACCCTTTTCCTCTCCCTTATCCTGAACCGCACGTACACTATGATTCTTGAAATCCTTCGTTTGGAGGATAGAGTCAAGCAGTTGGAGGGCAGTAAGAAGGCAGGTGGCGAGGATTCGGCACGCCTAGCCGCTGCGGGAGATATGGGCGAAATTGGTCGTTTGAAGAAGGAGCTCGCAGCCCGGGAGAAGGACCTCGAAGCattaaaaaagcaaagtgAGGGTCTGTCAAGAGAGTACGCCGACCTGAGCGATAAATACGCTCAAGAGCATCCCGACAATACTCCTAAGAAAGAGCGGTAA
- the MDM12 gene encoding Mitochondrial distribution and morphology protein 12 (EggNog:ENOG410PI4S~COG:U~BUSCO:7641at33183): protein MSIDINWEAATSGPDGEALAERIRSFIHDKFQQIALPRFIRSVEVNSFDFGTIKPELQIKDLCDPFEDFYEEDEDDEVGDGELSDIQDRSPKPRPSSAGNERSAADAWQAEHPAFLDDRLCGRIGPHDVPIPSKEDPLASRPMRSPMSFGDPLNPYFFPRAGTPGIPGGTSNLGYYYMPLGGISGTQTPLSSVPRGPFSPGLRDASVFGEPSNSQRPNPLGPARRQSEIDIDTGNSRPSTADTLNSLNIHGIPDPVLPRSSDDAHPNVLPRRDNSPAPRRVREKRPEDLQVLCRLRYNGNIRLSLTAQVLLDYPMPNFVGLPLKLNITGLTFDGVAVVAYIRKRVHFCFLSPEDADTLFGADDTNEAGHLQSRDSLAGGINDTSYSSRRPHDSLLRDVRVESEIGRKEDGKQVLKNVGKVEKFVLEQVRRIFEEEFVYPSFWTFLV, encoded by the coding sequence ATGTCCATAGACATCAACTGGGAGGCCGCAACCTCAGGGCCAGATGGCGAAGCCCTTGCGGAGCGCATCCGCTCATTCATCCACGACAAGTTCCAGCAAATCGCCCTTCCTCGATTTATACGCTCCGTCGAGGTGAACTCCTTCGACTTTGGCACGATCAAGCCCGAGCTGCAAATCAAGGATTTATGTGATCCGTTCGAAGACTTCtatgaggaggatgaagacgaCGAAGTCGGAGATGGGGAGCTGTCAGATATCCAGGACAGATCACCGAAACCTCGACCTTCCAGCGCTGGAAATGAGCGGAGCGCGGCGGACGCGTGGCAAGCGGAACATCCTGCGTTCTTAGATGACCGGCTATGCGGCAGAATCGGACCCCATGATGTCCCGATACCCTCGAAAGAGGATCCCCTAGCATCGAGGCCGATGCGATCTCCAATGTCCTTCGGGGATCCCTTGAATCCCTACTTCTTTCCGCGGGCTGGCACCCCCGGGATTCCGGGCGGTACTTCGAATCTAGGCTACTACTACATGCCTCTTGGCGGAATATCAGGGACACAGACGCCTCTCTCTTCAGTCCCTCGCGGCCCGTTCTCCCCGGGTCTACGTGATGCCTCTGTCTTTGGAGAACCTTCTAATTCGCAACGACCTAATCCTTTGGGTCCCGCCCGTCGTCAGTCTGAAATTGACATTGACACCGGGAATTCCAGGCCATCGACTGCAGATACTTTGAATTCACTCAATATCCATGGTATCCCCGACCCAGTGCTACCCCGCTCATCTGACGATGCACATCCAAATGTTCTTCCCCGGAGAGATAATAGCCCTGCTCCGCGCCGTGTGCGCGAGAAGAGACCAGAAGACCTTCAAGTTCTATGCCGATTAAGATATAACGGAAACATCCGACTCTCTCTCACAGCCCAGGTGCTCCTCGACTATCCCATGCCAAATTTCGTTGGTTTACCCTTGAAGCTAAACATCACCGGCCTCACATTCGACGGTGTCGCCGTGGTTGCGTATATTCGAAAACGAGTACATTTTTGTTTTCTATCTCCAGAAGATGCGGACACGCTATTTGGAGCGGATGACACTAATGAAGCAGGGCATTTACAGTCCAGAGACTCGCTGGCGGGTGGAATCAATGACACAAGTTACTCCTCCCGACGACCGCACGATAGTCTTCTCCGCGATGTCCGGGTGGAAAGCGAAATTGGTAGAAAGGAAGACGGAAAACAGGTGCTGAAAAATGTGGGCAAAGTCGAGAAGTTTGTCCTGGAGCAAGTTCGTCGAATTTTTGAGGAAGAATTTGTCTACCCTAGTTTTTGGACGTTTCTGGTATGA
- a CDS encoding uncharacterized protein (EggNog:ENOG410Q53R), with the protein MADDFDYNGINDAFQALSKASPLSVQTIADLAMMGTGKFPDLIRTQRDFNTNYNMIESSLRDACRDIFREDFGYEYNGNDIQGPPKVEFQAFFSCGTTSPSTIDNYIKHSIIENMPIPESTQIQVAVGLSKFISTLLVPGQDGIVYTKYQKSFPLPSDSDPSSSFDVNAVISFYDLELPEDAPNPNEVFLVYFCGLGLFTKN; encoded by the exons ATGGCAGACGACTTCGACTATAACGGCATCAACGATGCTTTCCAGGCGCTCTCGAAGGCTTCTCCGTTGTCGGTTCAAACCATCGCTGACTTAGCGATGATGGGCACGGGGAAATTTCCA GATTTAATCCGAACGCAACGTGATTTCAACACAAACTACAACATGATTGAATCCAGTCTTCGGGATGCCTGCAGAGACATTTTCCGTGAAGACTTTGGTTATGAATATAATGGCAACGATATCCAAGGGCCTCCAAAAGTGGAATTTCAAGCCTTCTTCAGCTGCGGCACGACTTCTCCTAGCACCATTGACAATTATATCAAACACTCAATCATTGAAAATATGCCGATACCAGAATCAACACAAATTCAAGTGGCTGTAGGCTTATCCAAATTTATCTCAACCTTGCTCGTTCCTGGCCAAGACGGAATCGTCTACACTAAATACCAGAAGTCATTCCCTCTACCCAGTGACTCCGACCCCAGTTCGAGCTTCGATGTCAATGCAGTTATAAGTTTTTACGACCTGGAACTTCCTGAGGACGCGCCGAATCCGAACGAAGTTTTCTTAGTGTACTTTTGCGGCCTAGGTTTATTCACCAAAAATTAA